The DNA window GAAGGCGATACGGGCGATCCTCGAGCAGCGAGACGAGGAGTTCAGCGAGGCGCAGCTCTCGCTCCTGCGCGACGTGCAAGCCCACCTGGGACCGGCGCTGCAGCCACGGAAAGAGACGCTGGCCACGGAGGACGCGGGCGAACTGCTCGATAGGCTCGGGCTGGAGTCCGAGGATCTGGAGGGGATGGTGGAGGTCGGGCTCCTGGCCACGGTCACAGCGGCTGACGGGCGGACGTTGATCGCGCACGACGACGCCTGGCTCCTGGAAATGTGGGCTGACCTCCGACGGGCAGGGTTCACGCGAGCGCTGGGGTTCCAGACGCGCGATCTCGCCTTCTACGAGGCTGCAGTCACCGCGATGGTTCGGGAAGAGATGCAGCTCCTCGTCTCCAGGCTGGCGCATCTCCCGGCTGCGCGCGTGGCCTCACTGGTCGAGCTGGCCCTGCCCCGGATCAACGCTTTCATCGCGCGATACCACATCGCACGCGCTCGGAACGCCCTCCCCACGCTCTGAGGACCGCCATGATCGACACCGCACGCCTGACGAATCTCCTCCCTCCCAGAATGCGCAGTCAGCTCGACGCTTACCTGGAAGCGCTCGATCTTCTCCTCCACATCCGAGACCCGCGCGTCCTCGCAGCGCTCGGGCCTTCGGGGGTGAGAGGGATCTTCCTGCATCGGGGGAAGCAAGGAGTCCCCACGCAGATGGCCGCCTCGCACAGCGCTCACTTCGACTGGCGCTACCCGAGCGATCAACCAGAGATGGCGGATCTGTACCGACGCGCCAAGGAGGGACAGTGGAACGGTGACACGCTGCCCTGGAACATCGATGTGGATCCGATGAACCCCGAGGTGCCTTTGCTGCCCGAAGAGTTCCTCGATCTGCACCTGCTCGAGGAGTACGG is part of the Chondromyces crocatus genome and encodes:
- a CDS encoding MerR family transcriptional regulator; this encodes MDTTVEDTLDRQRFPYKMKDLCEKTGLPRQVVHFYIQQGLVPEGHKTGRNMAYYGDEHVERILFVRKLQHERFLPLKAIRAILEQRDEEFSEAQLSLLRDVQAHLGPALQPRKETLATEDAGELLDRLGLESEDLEGMVEVGLLATVTAADGRTLIAHDDAWLLEMWADLRRAGFTRALGFQTRDLAFYEAAVTAMVREEMQLLVSRLAHLPAARVASLVELALPRINAFIARYHIARARNALPTL